The Streptococcus mitis genome has a segment encoding these proteins:
- a CDS encoding peptidase U32 family protein, which yields MTKTLKRPEVLSPAGTLEKLKVAVQYGADAVFIGGQAYGLRSRAGNFTFEQMEEGVQFAAKYGAKVYVAANMVMHEGNEEGAGEWFRKLRDIGIAAVIVSDPALIMIAATEAPGLEIHLSTQASATNYETLEFWKELGLTRVVLAREVSMEELAEIRKRTDVEIEAFVHGAMCISYSGRCTLSNHMSMRDANRGGCSQSCRWKYDLYDMPFGKERKSLKGEIPEEFSMSAVDMSMIDHIPDMIENGVDSLKIEGRMKSIHYVSTVTNCYKAAVDAYLESPEKFEAIKQDLIDEMWKVAQRELATGFYYGTPSENEQLFGARRKIPEYKFVAEVVDYDDATQTATIRQRNVINEGDQVEFYGPGFRHFETYIEDLHDAKGNKIDRAPNPMELLTIKVPQPVQAGDMVRALKEGLINLYKEDGTSVTVRA from the coding sequence ATGACAAAAACATTAAAACGTCCTGAGGTTTTATCACCTGCAGGAACTTTAGAGAAGCTAAAAGTAGCTGTTCAATATGGAGCGGATGCTGTCTTTATCGGTGGTCAGGCCTATGGTCTTCGTAGCCGTGCCGGAAACTTTACCTTTGAACAGATGGAAGAAGGTGTCCAATTTGCGGCCAAGTACGGTGCTAAGGTTTATGTAGCTGCAAACATGGTGATGCACGAAGGAAATGAGGAGGGAGCTGGTGAGTGGTTCCGTAAACTGCGTGATATCGGGATTGCAGCAGTTATCGTATCTGACCCAGCTTTGATTATGATTGCAGCGACTGAAGCACCAGGTCTTGAAATCCACCTTTCTACCCAAGCAAGTGCCACCAACTATGAAACCCTTGAGTTCTGGAAAGAACTGGGCTTGACTCGTGTCGTTTTGGCGCGTGAGGTTTCGATGGAAGAATTAGCTGAAATCCGCAAACGTACAGATGTTGAGATTGAAGCCTTTGTCCACGGAGCCATGTGTATTTCTTACTCTGGTCGTTGTACTCTTTCAAACCACATGAGTATGCGTGATGCTAACCGTGGTGGTTGCTCTCAGTCTTGCCGTTGGAAGTATGATCTTTATGATATGCCATTTGGGAAAGAACGTAAGAGCTTGAAAGGGGAAATCCCAGAAGAATTTTCAATGTCAGCTGTTGACATGTCTATGATTGACCACATTCCAGATATGATTGAAAATGGAGTAGACAGTCTGAAGATAGAAGGACGTATGAAGTCTATTCACTATGTTTCAACTGTAACCAACTGCTACAAGGCAGCTGTTGATGCCTATCTAGAAAGTCCAGAGAAGTTTGAAGCAATTAAGCAAGACTTGATTGATGAGATGTGGAAGGTCGCCCAACGTGAATTAGCAACAGGTTTCTACTATGGTACACCATCTGAAAATGAGCAGTTGTTTGGTGCTCGTCGTAAAATTCCTGAGTACAAGTTTGTTGCTGAAGTCGTTGATTATGATGATGCAACACAAACAGCAACCATTCGTCAACGGAATGTCATTAACGAAGGCGACCAAGTTGAGTTTTATGGCCCAGGTTTCCGTCATTTTGAAACTTATATAGAAGATTTGCACGATGCCAAAGGCAATAAAATCGACCGTGCTCCAAATCCAATGGAACTTTTGACAATCAAGGTTCCACAACCTGTTCAAGCAGGAGACATGGTTCGAGCTCTCAAAGAAGGTCTTATCAATCTTTATAAGGAAGATGGAACCAGCGTCACAGTTCGAGCTTAA
- a CDS encoding F0F1 ATP synthase subunit C, with protein MNLTFFGLCLACMGVSLGEGMLMNGLLKSVARQPDIISELRSLMILGVAFIEGTFFVTLVFSFIIK; from the coding sequence ATGAATTTAACATTTTTCGGTCTATGTCTTGCCTGTATGGGTGTATCTCTTGGTGAAGGTATGTTGATGAACGGTTTGTTGAAATCAGTTGCTCGCCAACCAGATATCATCTCAGAACTACGTAGTTTGATGATCCTAGGGGTTGCCTTTATTGAAGGTACTTTCTTCGTTACTCTTGTCTTTTCATTTATCATCAAATAA
- the atpB gene encoding F0F1 ATP synthase subunit A translates to MEESINPTINIGPVTFNLTIVVLTLLTVALIFGFIYWATRNMTLRPTGKQNVLEYLFDFVVGFTKSNLGPMIKDYSLFYFCLFLFMAIANNIGLMARIQTTDGVNLWTSPTANLSFDLVLSFTIILMTHVEGIRRRGIKKYLKAFVTPGFMTPMNLLEEVTNLLSLALRVFGNIFAGEVMASMLVLLSHQAFYWYPIAFGTNLIWTAFSVFISCVQAYVFTLLSSMYLGNKINDEE, encoded by the coding sequence ATGGAAGAAAGTATTAATCCAACCATCAATATTGGTCCTGTTACCTTTAATTTAACCATAGTAGTTTTGACTTTGTTGACTGTAGCACTTATTTTTGGCTTTATTTATTGGGCAACTCGAAATATGACTTTGAGACCCACAGGAAAACAAAATGTATTAGAGTATTTATTTGATTTTGTTGTTGGATTTACAAAATCAAACCTTGGTCCAATGATAAAGGATTATTCTCTCTTTTATTTCTGTTTATTCCTATTTATGGCCATTGCAAATAATATTGGCTTAATGGCTAGAATTCAGACTACAGATGGTGTAAATCTTTGGACCTCACCAACAGCAAATTTGTCATTTGACTTGGTCTTGTCTTTTACAATTATCTTAATGACACACGTAGAAGGAATTCGTCGTCGTGGAATCAAAAAGTATTTAAAAGCATTTGTAACACCAGGTTTTATGACACCAATGAATCTCTTGGAAGAAGTTACCAATCTCCTTTCACTTGCATTGCGGGTATTTGGTAATATCTTTGCAGGGGAAGTGATGGCAAGTATGTTAGTCCTACTTTCTCATCAGGCCTTCTATTGGTACCCTATTGCTTTTGGAACAAATCTAATCTGGACTGCATTTTCTGTTTTTATTTCTTGTGTACAAGCATATGTATTTACATTGTTATCTTCAATGTACCTAGGAAATAAAATTAATGATGAAGAATAG